A portion of the Epinephelus moara isolate mb chromosome 4, YSFRI_EMoa_1.0, whole genome shotgun sequence genome contains these proteins:
- the dcps gene encoding m7GpppX diphosphatase, protein MADTGSKREAGGAGSDELSQRVKRVKTDSENGAGDVKEHESEKILSEFTTTSVLSDSAREKNIFIHGKLADQEAVVILEKTPIREDTLAELFSGSKLKLEMRNDIYSTYWLQAPPQLNDIKTTVVCPATEKHVKKYQRQESFLVEETGKDYQSITLPYIQKQSFSVQWVHNILEKKAEADRIVYEDPDPAVGFVLLPDFKWDQKQVDNLYLIAIAHQRDIKSLRDLTSEHLPLLQNIFHKGKEAILQRYNLPASKLRVYLHYQPSYYHLHVHFTKLGYEAPGCGVERAHLLADVIQNLQSDAQFYKTRTLYFPLRADDGLLSKFKEAGRL, encoded by the exons ATGGCGGATACCGGGAGTAAACGTGAAGCTGGTGGTGCTGGATCTGATGAATTGTCTCAGAGAGTCAAGAGGGTCAAAACTGATAGTGAAAATGGTGCAGGAGATGTTAAGGAACATGAATCTGAAAAGATTCTGTCTGAGTTTACAACAACCAGCGTCTTGAGTGATTCTGCCCGGGAGAAAAACATCTTCATCCACGGAAAG CTTGCAGATCAGGAGGCTGTGGTGATCCTGGAGAAGACTCCCATCAGAGAGGACACCCTGGCTGAGCTCTTCAGTGGTTCCAAGCTGAAACTGGAGATGAGGAACGACATCTACAGCACATATTGGCTACAGGCCCCCCCTCAGCTCAACG ATATTAAGACCACAGTCGTGTGTCCAGCCACAGAGAAGCATGTAAAGAAATACCAGCGTCAGGAGAGCTTCCTGGTGGAGGAGACGGGGAAGGACTACCAGTCCATCACTTTGCCCTACATTCAGAAGCAGAGTTTCAGTGTGCAG TGGGTACACAACATCCTGGAGAAGAAGGCAGAGGCTGACAGGATAGTTTATGAAGATCCTGACCCAGCGGTTGGCTTTGTCCTTCTTCCAGATTTCAAATGGGACCAGAAACAG GTTGATAATTTATACCTGATTGCCATAGCACATCAGAGAGACATCAAGAGTCTCAGAGACCTGACGTCAGAGCATCTACCACTGCTGCAGAACATCTTCCACAAAGGAAAG GAGGCCATCCTGCAGCGCTACAACCTTCCAGCCAGTAAGCTGAGAGTCTACCTGCACTACCAACCGTCGTATTACCACCTCCACGTCCACTTCACCAAGCTGGGCTATGAAGCGCCGGGCTGCGGCGTGGAGAGGGCCCACCTCCTCGCAGACGTTATCCAAAACCTCCAGTCTGACGCGCAGTTCTACAAAACCCGGACCCTGTACTTCCCCCTGAGGGCAGATGACGGACTGCTGAGCAAGTTCAAAGAGGCGGGGAGGCTGTAA